A section of the Marinoscillum sp. 108 genome encodes:
- a CDS encoding DUF3857 domain-containing protein, translating into MKLSFVILSFFLFNIGVAQGLLDDVPADLKTNANEIVLYDHTTFTIKDLTSSSLHRKYRAIIRNSRATDLKSVFLYYDDFRAIKSAQIKIYDIYEHEREHIKLKDFGDYSTKGSSIADDSRTKYYEVTDDKYPYIVEVEYTIDYMGSMFYPTWYPQSDEYQSVLHATLHIESPESNPFRHKSVNVSAQESYEQGQLVFDWAVDSLPAFEFEPYSYTLEDYAPVVYTAPNRFEMDGHVGNLSTWSDFGEWIRALNKDQNTLTFEQLGEIKKLIPEGASDLEKVKIAYKYLQDNTRYVSIQLGIGGWQPFESGFVHSSKYGDCKALSFYTQSILSGLGVKSYYTLINAGPYAREVDPEFPNARFNHAILTVPFESDTIWLECTSQTDPFGYQGIFTSNRNALMVTEDDAVIVKTKSYSPKENLQITLAELSINIDGSADVKINRTYTGLEIGNDRFESSVLTPPSEQSKWFYDRHKWGDLVLDSLNLSPPTNQVVPTAQMNANLQLKKAAISNSNRLFYQPFVFTNVNHMNFKTKERQKPVEIRYGYTQIDTLNVTFPEVYFPENTPQDIQVKTSFGSYDRMIIQDRNQFMIIRKFVIQSGTYPPSSYESLREFIRGVQKLDKEKIVMLNKT; encoded by the coding sequence ATGAAGCTATCATTTGTTATTTTATCTTTTTTCCTATTCAATATAGGAGTTGCTCAGGGTCTGCTGGATGATGTACCCGCAGACCTGAAAACCAATGCCAATGAGATAGTACTGTATGATCATACCACATTCACGATTAAAGATCTAACCAGCTCCTCTCTTCACAGAAAATACAGAGCCATCATCAGAAACAGCAGGGCGACAGATTTAAAATCTGTTTTCCTCTATTATGACGATTTCCGCGCGATCAAATCAGCTCAAATAAAAATATATGATATATACGAACACGAGAGAGAACACATCAAACTGAAAGACTTTGGCGACTATAGTACCAAGGGATCGAGCATAGCTGATGACTCGCGAACTAAATACTATGAAGTCACTGATGACAAATACCCTTACATCGTAGAGGTGGAATACACCATTGACTATATGGGCTCAATGTTTTATCCCACATGGTACCCTCAGTCAGACGAGTATCAAAGTGTGCTGCACGCTACCCTCCATATAGAAAGTCCTGAAAGCAATCCATTCAGGCATAAGTCCGTCAACGTCTCGGCCCAAGAAAGCTACGAGCAGGGGCAGTTGGTTTTCGACTGGGCAGTGGATAGCCTTCCGGCGTTTGAATTTGAACCATATAGCTACACACTTGAGGATTATGCTCCAGTAGTATACACTGCACCCAACAGGTTTGAAATGGATGGGCATGTAGGAAACCTATCAACCTGGAGTGATTTTGGGGAGTGGATTCGCGCCCTCAATAAAGATCAGAACACGCTCACTTTTGAACAATTAGGAGAAATCAAAAAACTCATTCCTGAAGGGGCAAGCGATCTGGAAAAGGTCAAGATTGCTTACAAATATCTTCAGGATAACACCCGATATGTCAGCATCCAATTGGGTATAGGAGGCTGGCAACCTTTTGAATCCGGGTTTGTGCATTCGAGTAAGTACGGAGACTGTAAAGCACTTTCTTTCTACACCCAGTCCATCCTATCCGGCCTGGGGGTTAAATCTTACTACACCCTCATCAATGCCGGTCCTTATGCCCGTGAAGTTGACCCGGAATTTCCAAATGCACGCTTCAATCATGCCATTCTTACGGTGCCGTTTGAAAGTGACACCATCTGGCTCGAATGTACCTCCCAAACAGATCCATTTGGGTATCAGGGCATTTTCACCAGTAATAGAAATGCACTGATGGTTACCGAAGATGATGCCGTGATCGTCAAAACAAAAAGCTATAGCCCAAAGGAGAACCTCCAAATCACTCTTGCTGAGCTTAGTATTAACATAGACGGCTCAGCGGATGTGAAAATCAACAGGACTTATACCGGTCTGGAAATTGGTAACGACCGCTTTGAATCATCGGTACTCACACCCCCAAGTGAACAATCCAAGTGGTTCTATGACCGACACAAATGGGGTGATCTGGTATTGGATTCCTTGAACTTATCACCACCTACCAATCAGGTGGTACCCACTGCTCAGATGAACGCGAACCTACAACTCAAAAAAGCAGCCATTTCCAATTCCAACCGACTTTTCTACCAACCTTTTGTTTTTACCAATGTCAACCATATGAATTTCAAAACAAAAGAACGACAAAAGCCTGTGGAAATCAGGTATGGATACACCCAGATAGACACCCTTAATGTAACATTCCCGGAAGTGTATTTTCCTGAAAACACCCCACAGGACATCCAGGTAAAAACCTCCTTTGGCTCTTATGACAGAATGATCATTCAGGACAGGAACCAATTCATGATTATCCGAAAATTTGTGATCCAAAGCGGAACTTACCCACCTTCATCATACGAATCATTGAGAGAGTTCATCAGGGGTGTTCAAAAACTTGACAAGGAGAAAATCGTTATGCTGAACAAAACCTAG
- the rny gene encoding ribonuclease Y has product MDILYILIALGGILLGFVIDRVILKRSITKKLKSAEDQKKLILKEAEVNAESIKKDKVLEAKEKFLKLKTEFEEEANRKKNLLITNENKLKQRESTISKQIEQNKRVEAELESAKENLQAQLEIVRKRKEEYEKLKNQQVSILEKVSNLTAEEAKAQLIQTLKDEARTDASAHIKEIMEEANMSATKEAKKIVLQTIQRTATEHAIENCVSVFNIESDDIKGKIIGREGRNIRALEAATGVEIIVDDTPEAIIISGFDPVRREIARLSLHRLVQDGRIHPARIEEIVSKTTKNIDEEIVEIGERTVIDLGIHGLHPELIKLVGRMRFRSSYGQNLLQHSREVANLCATLASELGINPKQAKRAGLLHDIGKVWPDEPEKPHAIIGMELAQKYKESPDICNAIGAHHDEIEMTTMISPIVQACDAISGSRPGARREIMEQYLKRLKELEEVALSFEGVNKCYAIQAGRELRVLVDAENVTDQRAGELSFNISQKIEKDMQYPGQIKVTVIRETRAVAFAK; this is encoded by the coding sequence ATGGATATATTATACATTTTGATTGCTCTGGGGGGGATACTCCTGGGGTTTGTCATAGACCGGGTCATACTCAAACGGTCTATCACCAAGAAGCTAAAAAGTGCTGAAGACCAGAAGAAACTGATCCTGAAAGAAGCTGAGGTAAACGCCGAAAGCATCAAAAAGGACAAAGTACTGGAGGCTAAGGAGAAATTTCTCAAACTCAAAACAGAATTTGAAGAAGAGGCCAACCGCAAAAAGAACCTCCTCATCACCAACGAAAACAAACTCAAGCAGCGTGAGTCTACCATCTCCAAGCAAATAGAGCAAAACAAACGGGTGGAAGCTGAATTGGAATCTGCCAAAGAAAACCTGCAGGCTCAGCTGGAAATTGTTCGAAAGCGAAAAGAAGAATACGAGAAGTTAAAAAATCAGCAGGTTTCTATTCTGGAAAAGGTGTCCAACCTCACCGCTGAGGAAGCCAAAGCTCAGCTGATACAGACGCTCAAAGATGAGGCTCGTACAGACGCGTCGGCACACATCAAAGAGATCATGGAGGAAGCCAATATGTCGGCTACCAAAGAAGCCAAGAAGATAGTACTTCAAACTATCCAACGAACTGCTACCGAGCATGCCATTGAAAACTGTGTGTCTGTCTTCAACATAGAGAGTGACGACATCAAAGGTAAAATTATTGGTAGAGAAGGTAGAAACATCCGGGCACTGGAGGCCGCCACCGGTGTGGAAATCATTGTAGACGATACCCCTGAAGCCATCATCATCTCTGGCTTCGACCCTGTAAGGAGAGAGATCGCCAGGCTCTCACTTCACAGACTCGTACAAGACGGCAGAATACACCCCGCCCGTATAGAGGAGATTGTGAGTAAGACCACCAAGAACATTGACGAGGAGATTGTAGAGATCGGTGAGCGTACCGTCATTGACCTGGGCATTCACGGATTGCACCCGGAGTTGATCAAATTAGTGGGTAGGATGAGGTTCCGCTCGTCCTATGGACAAAACCTGCTGCAGCACTCCAGAGAAGTAGCCAACCTGTGTGCTACCCTGGCCTCTGAACTTGGAATTAACCCTAAACAAGCCAAGCGTGCCGGCCTCCTGCATGATATTGGCAAGGTATGGCCAGATGAGCCAGAAAAGCCACACGCCATCATAGGCATGGAGCTCGCACAGAAATACAAAGAATCTCCAGACATCTGCAATGCCATAGGTGCTCACCATGATGAAATAGAGATGACCACTATGATCTCGCCCATCGTACAGGCCTGTGACGCCATCTCTGGCAGTAGACCTGGTGCTCGTCGTGAAATCATGGAGCAGTACCTCAAACGTCTCAAAGAACTGGAGGAAGTAGCGCTCAGCTTTGAAGGTGTCAATAAATGCTACGCCATCCAGGCGGGCCGTGAGCTCCGAGTACTTGTAGATGCTGAAAACGTTACCGATCAGCGTGCGGGAGAGCTGTCCTTCAATATTTCTCAGAAAATTGAAAAAGACATGCAGTATCCCGGCCAGATCAAAGTGACCGTGATCCGTGAGACCCGGGCCGTGGCGTTCGCCAAGTAG
- a CDS encoding transglutaminase domain-containing protein has product MKSLTLLFLVLSLHAFGQKSNIKFGKVTEEELTLTECAFYPEANSMVLGEFGTLNFMYNNDKGWSYNLVVHRRIKVFNKLDKDIANIKLRVYDPLKGNSKEEIGAIKAFTYNLVDGKIEKTKLTNSEEYTTRINDYRMETSFAMPDVREGSVFEYQYTLSSDLISTLSAWHFQDDLPVEISEFRYTIPEFFKYTVSQVGSFVVLDRKEENVNETFTYRWESVGAGGNVERGTGSLPSVSVHTTQTGHNLLPLQDEPFMNNKPNVPARLEFQLMSIHMPNRPIKMVAGNYEDFNKNIMDWTSFGKTLNNGNFAKDKISTLSEDPTTRAKEIYTWLANHFSHNDVFGFTSDRVGRSAFNDGQGSVADINLTLVAVYREAGLEAYPVILSTRGHGIPHPIYPNYEDYNYVIAAVKTPEGTVLTDGASKLPFGMLPTRCLNNRGWMATENGGSWIDLKNDASHSITVISQFDFEEEKLNSQYSVKMDGYAETEAHSNVKSGGQEHYNESITSHFSEWEMDSLKIDTETGFNLNFAVAKDIDDNATVYLQPISYGMVTENPFKREERLTPVDFPYQINRRVIVKIAVPEGFSAELPESTIVTLPNNGGKFIYSINQIGSNIQIMSMFKLNQLDFSPDEYPYLKQFYQLVAEKNNEIIVLKKS; this is encoded by the coding sequence ATGAAATCCCTAACTTTACTTTTCCTAGTACTTTCCCTTCATGCCTTCGGCCAAAAATCCAACATTAAGTTTGGCAAGGTTACCGAAGAAGAATTAACCCTCACCGAATGTGCCTTCTATCCTGAAGCCAATTCAATGGTCCTGGGCGAATTCGGTACCCTCAATTTTATGTACAACAACGATAAAGGCTGGTCCTATAACCTGGTAGTGCATCGTAGGATAAAAGTATTTAACAAACTCGACAAGGATATCGCCAACATAAAACTCAGGGTTTACGATCCTCTGAAAGGTAACAGCAAGGAAGAAATTGGTGCCATTAAGGCCTTCACTTATAACCTTGTCGATGGAAAAATAGAGAAAACCAAACTGACAAATTCTGAAGAATACACCACCAGAATCAATGATTACAGGATGGAAACCAGTTTCGCCATGCCCGACGTACGTGAAGGGTCGGTGTTTGAGTATCAATACACCCTCAGCTCTGACCTTATTTCCACCCTATCTGCCTGGCATTTTCAGGATGACCTGCCAGTGGAAATTTCCGAATTTCGCTACACTATTCCGGAGTTCTTCAAATACACCGTGAGTCAGGTAGGTTCCTTTGTAGTCCTGGATAGAAAGGAGGAAAATGTAAATGAAACCTTCACCTACCGGTGGGAGTCTGTAGGTGCGGGAGGAAACGTCGAACGAGGCACCGGGTCCTTACCTTCTGTGAGCGTCCATACTACGCAAACCGGTCATAACCTATTACCACTCCAGGATGAGCCCTTCATGAACAACAAGCCCAATGTTCCGGCCCGGCTGGAATTTCAGCTGATGTCAATTCACATGCCCAACAGACCCATCAAAATGGTCGCCGGCAACTATGAAGACTTCAATAAAAACATCATGGATTGGACTTCATTTGGCAAAACGCTGAACAATGGCAATTTCGCCAAAGACAAAATTTCCACCCTCAGCGAAGACCCCACTACCCGTGCCAAAGAAATCTACACGTGGTTAGCCAATCACTTTTCACACAATGATGTGTTTGGTTTTACAAGTGACAGAGTAGGGCGTTCCGCATTCAACGACGGCCAGGGAAGCGTTGCAGACATTAATCTGACCCTGGTAGCCGTATACAGAGAAGCTGGTCTGGAGGCGTACCCTGTAATTCTTAGCACCAGAGGCCATGGCATCCCCCATCCTATCTATCCTAACTATGAGGACTACAACTATGTGATAGCAGCAGTCAAAACACCAGAAGGAACGGTCCTGACTGACGGTGCTTCAAAATTACCCTTTGGGATGTTGCCAACCCGCTGTCTCAACAACCGAGGTTGGATGGCCACAGAAAACGGAGGTTCATGGATCGATTTGAAAAATGACGCATCGCATTCCATAACGGTCATCTCACAATTCGACTTTGAGGAAGAAAAATTAAATAGCCAGTATTCGGTAAAAATGGATGGGTACGCCGAAACGGAGGCTCATTCTAATGTAAAATCCGGCGGACAGGAACATTACAACGAAAGTATCACTTCGCACTTTTCGGAATGGGAAATGGACAGTCTGAAAATAGACACAGAAACCGGCTTCAACCTTAATTTTGCGGTAGCCAAAGACATTGATGACAATGCAACAGTCTACCTCCAGCCGATCAGCTATGGTATGGTGACAGAAAATCCTTTCAAACGGGAAGAAAGGCTCACTCCGGTAGATTTTCCTTATCAGATCAACAGGAGAGTTATTGTCAAAATAGCGGTGCCGGAAGGCTTTTCCGCCGAGCTTCCTGAATCCACCATAGTGACCCTACCTAACAATGGAGGGAAATTTATCTACTCCATCAACCAAATCGGCAGCAACATTCAAATCATGAGTATGTTCAAACTCAATCAGCTGGATTTTTCTCCAGATGAATATCCATACCTCAAACAGTTTTATCAACTGGTGGCTGAGAAAAACAATGAGATCATCGTACTCAAGAAATCATGA
- the pheT gene encoding phenylalanine--tRNA ligase subunit beta has translation MKISYNWLKDYISLSESPEEISSALTQTGLEVEGVEHVEKIPGGFEGLVIGEVIECKPHPDADKLQLTKVDAGTGALLPIVCGAPNVKQGIKVIVATVGTTIYPTSGEPFKIKKAKIRGEVSEGMLCAEDEIGLGTSHAGLLILDTEKPNGTPLIEIFESGSDYVFEIGLTPNRGDATSHLGAARDLKAFFKRPIEPRQSKSLKTEIDRPIEVTVEKNEACPRYSGLTIRGLKIGPSPDWLQWRLKAVGLSPINNVVDITNYVMMSLGQPMHAFDADAITGNKITVKTLPAGTKFTTLDEVERKLSDKDLMICNDQSGMCIAGVFGGTQSGVKDSTTSIFLESAHFSADWVRGTAMRHGLSTDASFRFERGSDPEMTLPALQMAAEMILELAGGHVASEVVDIYPQPILPVRIPTTYQNFHRLIGITLPNDQIIEILNLLDIQTETIDDASFTAIVPPYRSEVTREADLVEEVLRIYGFNNIPLEETLSAGYLSSFSEKEPYKLQEDLSTYLAGKGFSEIQTNSLTNPKYYKDLGLGGEPVEILNKSSEDLGYMKTSLLYTALESVRHNINRKTKNLNLFEFGKIYAQKNEKYKEDQLLAFYMSGDSHEESWLEGARKIGFHDLSRVVFSSLQHLKVVGYTTEPTEDPALEYGLAVKLNNKVIGKLGMLKTKISRYFDIKQEVFYAEFLWKDLVRAAKVETSFEEISKYPEVRRDLSLVLDKKVSYNEIKDLAFKSEKKLLNRINVFSVYEGDKLEAGKKSYALSFFIQDKTKTLTDKGIDKVMNGLISTFENEVGAIIRK, from the coding sequence ATGAAGATTTCCTACAATTGGCTCAAGGACTATATATCGCTTTCAGAATCACCCGAAGAAATCAGCTCTGCCCTTACCCAGACCGGTCTGGAAGTGGAAGGTGTAGAACACGTGGAAAAAATACCCGGGGGATTTGAAGGGCTTGTCATTGGGGAAGTCATCGAATGTAAGCCCCACCCTGACGCAGATAAGCTACAGCTCACCAAAGTGGATGCAGGAACAGGAGCACTTCTTCCTATCGTCTGTGGTGCGCCCAACGTTAAACAAGGGATCAAGGTCATCGTAGCCACAGTAGGCACGACCATCTACCCTACGAGCGGTGAGCCTTTCAAAATCAAGAAGGCCAAAATAAGAGGAGAGGTTTCTGAGGGCATGCTTTGTGCAGAGGATGAAATAGGTTTGGGTACAAGCCATGCGGGTCTGTTGATCCTGGATACCGAAAAACCCAACGGCACCCCGCTCATTGAGATTTTCGAATCTGGCTCTGACTATGTATTTGAAATTGGCCTGACCCCCAATCGTGGGGATGCTACCTCTCATCTGGGGGCCGCCCGGGACCTGAAAGCATTTTTCAAAAGACCCATTGAACCACGCCAATCCAAAAGTCTAAAAACGGAAATCGACCGACCCATTGAGGTAACGGTAGAAAAGAATGAGGCTTGCCCGAGGTATTCAGGCCTCACCATTCGCGGACTGAAAATAGGGCCTTCTCCTGATTGGTTGCAGTGGCGGTTAAAGGCTGTTGGGCTGTCCCCTATCAACAACGTAGTTGATATCACCAACTATGTAATGATGAGTCTCGGTCAGCCGATGCATGCTTTTGATGCTGACGCAATTACCGGAAACAAAATCACCGTAAAAACTTTACCAGCGGGCACAAAATTTACCACCCTTGATGAAGTGGAGCGGAAGCTGAGTGACAAAGACCTGATGATCTGCAATGATCAATCGGGTATGTGCATCGCCGGAGTATTTGGTGGAACACAGTCCGGTGTGAAAGACAGCACCACCAGCATTTTCCTGGAAAGTGCCCACTTCTCAGCAGATTGGGTACGTGGTACGGCCATGCGACACGGTCTTTCTACCGATGCTTCCTTCCGGTTCGAAAGAGGCTCTGATCCCGAGATGACCCTCCCAGCCCTTCAAATGGCTGCAGAGATGATTTTGGAGCTCGCAGGTGGCCACGTGGCATCCGAAGTGGTGGATATCTATCCACAACCTATTTTGCCGGTTAGGATTCCTACCACCTATCAAAATTTTCATCGACTAATAGGCATTACACTGCCCAACGACCAGATCATCGAAATCCTTAATCTGCTGGACATCCAGACAGAAACTATTGATGACGCCTCCTTCACCGCCATTGTGCCTCCTTACAGAAGTGAAGTGACGCGCGAAGCAGACCTGGTAGAAGAAGTTCTGAGAATTTATGGGTTTAACAATATCCCGCTGGAAGAAACCCTCTCTGCAGGATACCTCTCTTCATTCAGCGAAAAAGAGCCTTACAAGCTTCAGGAAGATCTTTCTACCTACCTGGCCGGAAAGGGCTTTTCAGAAATACAAACCAATTCTCTCACTAACCCCAAATACTATAAGGATTTGGGCCTTGGAGGTGAGCCGGTGGAGATCCTGAATAAATCGAGTGAAGACCTGGGGTATATGAAAACCTCACTGCTCTACACCGCCCTGGAGTCAGTCAGACACAACATCAACCGAAAAACCAAAAACCTGAATCTTTTCGAGTTTGGTAAAATTTACGCCCAGAAGAACGAAAAATATAAGGAAGACCAACTGCTGGCATTCTATATGAGTGGCGACTCTCACGAGGAAAGCTGGCTGGAAGGCGCCCGAAAAATAGGATTTCACGACCTCTCAAGAGTCGTTTTCTCATCGCTTCAGCACCTAAAGGTCGTTGGCTATACCACAGAACCAACGGAGGACCCGGCTTTGGAATACGGACTGGCTGTGAAACTCAATAATAAGGTGATTGGGAAATTGGGGATGCTAAAAACTAAAATCTCTCGTTACTTCGACATCAAACAGGAAGTGTTCTACGCTGAGTTTTTATGGAAAGACCTGGTAAGAGCCGCTAAGGTGGAAACGTCGTTTGAAGAAATCTCAAAATATCCTGAGGTCCGCAGAGATCTTTCGTTGGTACTGGATAAAAAGGTATCTTACAATGAGATTAAAGATTTAGCTTTCAAGTCTGAAAAAAAATTACTAAATCGAATTAATGTCTTTAGCGTGTATGAAGGAGACAAACTGGAAGCAGGCAAAAAATCATACGCACTGAGTTTCTTTATTCAGGACAAAACTAAAACACTCACAGATAAGGGTATTGATAAGGTCATGAATGGCCTGATCAGCACATTTGAAAATGAAGTAGGAGCAATTATCAGAAAGTAA
- a CDS encoding MBL fold metallo-hydrolase, whose protein sequence is MKTPLLILLLLVSLIGNTQPPAPDYIPADHTSIKIQPILHGTLMLEWNGEVIYADPYGGASRFENLPAPSMILITDIHGDHLNPETLLAIKTEKATFVVPQAVADQLPKEITSKVIVMKNGESRKVNDILITAVPMYNLPESADSRHTKGRGNGYVINLGGKNIYLSGDTEDITEMRALKDIDVAFVCMNLPYTMDIDQAASAVLEFKPAVVYPFHYRGQAGLNDVEGFKKLVSEGSDQIEVRLRNWYSE, encoded by the coding sequence ATGAAAACACCACTCCTTATACTCCTTCTTCTGGTTTCATTGATTGGAAATACCCAACCGCCAGCTCCTGATTATATCCCGGCCGACCACACCAGTATAAAAATACAACCCATCCTGCACGGCACTCTGATGCTTGAATGGAATGGGGAAGTGATTTACGCAGACCCCTATGGTGGAGCTTCCCGGTTTGAAAACCTACCTGCCCCCTCCATGATTCTCATTACAGACATCCACGGAGATCACCTCAACCCTGAAACACTTCTGGCCATCAAAACTGAAAAAGCCACTTTCGTAGTGCCTCAGGCCGTTGCGGATCAGCTACCAAAAGAGATCACCTCCAAGGTCATCGTGATGAAGAATGGAGAAAGTAGAAAAGTAAATGATATACTCATCACCGCAGTGCCTATGTATAACCTCCCTGAAAGTGCAGATTCCCGTCATACAAAGGGCCGTGGCAATGGCTATGTCATCAACCTGGGTGGAAAAAACATCTACCTCTCCGGAGATACCGAAGACATCACCGAAATGAGGGCTTTGAAGGATATCGATGTGGCTTTTGTCTGCATGAACCTCCCCTATACCATGGACATAGATCAGGCTGCCAGTGCTGTTCTGGAATTCAAGCCGGCTGTGGTCTATCCCTTTCATTACCGTGGCCAGGCAGGCCTCAATGACGTAGAGGGGTTCAAAAAACTTGTGAGCGAGGGTAGCGATCAAATAGAAGTGCGCTTACGCAACTGGTACTCCGAGTAA
- a CDS encoding cell division protein ZapA: protein MAELSIKLKIGNREYPMRVKAEDEERIRRAGKMLNEKIKSYRNQFGIEDNQDLLAMVAFDCLVDKMKNEETIESTDEVALDQLRNISQLIANAI, encoded by the coding sequence ATGGCAGAATTATCAATAAAGCTAAAAATAGGAAACCGGGAGTACCCCATGAGGGTAAAGGCCGAGGATGAGGAACGTATCAGACGTGCTGGTAAGATGTTAAATGAAAAAATAAAATCTTATCGGAACCAGTTTGGTATAGAAGACAACCAAGACCTGCTTGCCATGGTGGCATTTGATTGCCTGGTAGACAAAATGAAAAACGAAGAGACTATAGAGTCCACAGACGAAGTAGCACTTGATCAACTGAGAAACATTAGCCAATTGATAGCGAACGCTATTTAA
- a CDS encoding DUF3857 domain-containing protein gives MPRNILPFLLLISLPSLAQKPPLKFGKLDMQELTLKECSFYPEAKAMVIAEYGDLRFNYLNDNWTTKFTITRRIKIFTTEGKNQANVSIRLYDPVDGGIHERLSSVKAITHNLVDGRIEKTPLNQSEVFRTRLSDHRTEISFTLPNVQVGSVIDYEIILISNYLSVLFPWKFQKSIPTKVSEIRYVIPEYFNYITSQLGTSIELTKETNSVHESFKYKWESEPGIGGNKAVAIGAENSVSKEQRFVARNILPLEDEPNINNKPDLPARLEFQLVSSQMPNSAVKFYADNYESFTKDILTWESFGKTLDQGAFASPAIKELRADSVSDLASAIYHWIQNHFSFTNEYGVTNNKAGKIAFNEGSGNVPAINLTLIAALREAGINAYPIILSTRGHGIPHPVYPNYEDFNYVIVGVKTEAGLILADATTKLSFGTIPERCLNGKGWLVDNEFGQWVDLKKEAHYSSEVSINMTLEETQITSELHITHKNYAGVTTWEQVDSIGATNFIQEIDQKLSDWDIENFNIKSGTKESKEHFEFEITASRAINANKRIYISPFILGMPLENPFRRPERVAPIDFPYGFEYRVIAQIKIPDGYSAILPESGVFKLQSNDGSFIYSTNQVGNTINLVGIFKISKTEFNPNEYQNLKQFYQLVTDKNQELIVLNRL, from the coding sequence ATGCCAAGAAATATCCTTCCCTTCCTTCTTCTGATTTCCTTACCATCATTGGCTCAAAAACCTCCTTTGAAATTCGGTAAATTAGATATGCAAGAACTCACGCTTAAGGAATGTTCATTCTACCCGGAAGCTAAAGCAATGGTCATAGCGGAGTATGGTGATCTGCGATTCAATTATCTAAACGATAATTGGACCACCAAATTTACAATAACACGCCGCATCAAAATTTTCACAACGGAAGGTAAGAACCAAGCAAACGTATCTATTCGGTTATATGACCCTGTGGACGGAGGCATTCACGAAAGGTTATCCTCGGTCAAAGCCATTACCCACAACTTGGTTGACGGAAGAATAGAAAAGACTCCATTGAATCAAAGTGAGGTTTTTAGAACGAGACTAAGTGACCACAGAACCGAAATTAGTTTCACCTTACCGAATGTTCAGGTGGGTTCGGTAATAGATTATGAAATTATACTCATATCTAACTATCTCTCCGTTCTTTTTCCATGGAAATTTCAGAAATCTATCCCAACCAAGGTGTCAGAAATCAGATATGTGATCCCTGAATATTTCAACTATATAACCAGCCAACTAGGCACCTCAATTGAGCTCACCAAAGAAACAAACTCAGTTCATGAATCCTTTAAATACAAGTGGGAATCAGAGCCTGGGATAGGTGGTAACAAAGCAGTAGCAATAGGAGCTGAAAATTCGGTAAGCAAAGAACAAAGATTTGTAGCTCGCAATATTCTTCCCTTGGAAGATGAGCCCAATATCAATAACAAACCGGACCTTCCTGCTCGACTCGAGTTCCAGTTAGTCTCAAGTCAAATGCCAAATTCCGCTGTGAAATTCTACGCGGACAATTACGAATCTTTCACCAAGGATATTCTGACTTGGGAGTCATTCGGAAAAACCCTTGACCAAGGGGCTTTTGCATCTCCTGCCATAAAGGAATTAAGGGCTGACTCTGTCTCCGATCTTGCTTCAGCAATTTATCACTGGATACAAAACCATTTTTCATTCACAAATGAATATGGTGTTACAAATAACAAGGCTGGGAAAATTGCCTTCAATGAAGGCTCAGGAAATGTTCCGGCCATTAATCTAACTTTAATTGCAGCGCTAAGAGAGGCCGGAATAAACGCTTACCCTATCATATTAAGCACAAGAGGGCATGGCATCCCACATCCAGTCTACCCAAATTATGAAGACTTTAACTATGTAATCGTGGGAGTGAAGACTGAAGCAGGATTGATTCTGGCAGATGCCACCACCAAGCTCTCTTTTGGCACTATCCCGGAGAGATGCTTAAATGGGAAAGGCTGGTTAGTTGACAATGAGTTTGGTCAATGGGTTGACCTCAAAAAAGAGGCTCACTATTCCTCTGAAGTTTCCATTAACATGACACTCGAAGAGACTCAAATAACTTCAGAACTACACATTACACACAAGAACTACGCTGGCGTTACTACCTGGGAGCAAGTTGATTCAATCGGAGCAACCAACTTCATTCAGGAGATCGACCAAAAGCTTTCTGACTGGGATATTGAAAATTTCAATATTAAGTCAGGTACCAAGGAAAGCAAAGAGCATTTCGAGTTCGAAATAACGGCAAGCCGTGCCATTAATGCAAATAAGAGAATCTACATTAGCCCTTTTATTCTTGGCATGCCGCTTGAAAACCCCTTTAGGAGACCTGAAAGGGTAGCACCAATTGACTTCCCATATGGTTTTGAATATAGGGTCATAGCCCAAATAAAAATCCCTGATGGCTATTCTGCCATACTCCCTGAATCAGGGGTTTTCAAACTTCAAAGTAATGATGGAAGCTTCATATACTCCACAAACCAAGTGGGAAACACAATAAACCTTGTTGGGATTTTCAAAATATCTAAAACCGAATTCAACCCAAACGAATACCAAAATCTTAAACAATTTTATCAACTAGTAACCGACAAAAATCAGGAATTGATCGTCTTGAATAGACTTTGA